The following are encoded in a window of Dysidea avara chromosome 4, odDysAvar1.4, whole genome shotgun sequence genomic DNA:
- the LOC136253033 gene encoding TNF receptor-associated factor 3-like: MAEGAPPTQQVEETGGYDNQFVEPVPDRLLCLICQYPSRDPQLSVCCGNVFCKSCLDAAKKVRSVEQVCPYCRNKEFPSVPNKQADREIRSLRVFCDNKQKGCDWNGEINDLNNHLKKSCFFELMQCPNNCGNMSERKYMASHVEIDCPRRMVICQYCGATGECQSMGAEHMEKCPKVLLPCPNKCTIRGVPREDMEAHRKECPLEIVQCEYHDVGCDERMARKDYVAHTQHYMDRHLRLTVHLVGIQQRHIEDLTATVAENKKELTAAKNELFSARKEISAARDELARSENERFATKERDATLKDTRSLALDLNTKLATQERHLTILQGKLQDDVKELKGFGEALKQKVEGNIETDLQVTKQELNTAKKELATVKHDLKNQTQTEMKEMQTYVDRQYQKVKADIDKDLSANNQEIVTLTQQFTSTKNELGELTKVTKRFTTVSTTAEQRVNFLDTKLEAEITNVKMKLNGEQKQTMDNLAATKHDIEHLKDSLRKMDQQFNMEGLQIEVQKKIDMLKGQFDQTYAPQKRVQDIEQQLGITPGQYNHLPWTRELYSTSITGEEMCPVIIKVPKFESKKVKEVKWCSHGFYTHNRGYKMCLRVIAGGAGAGKGTHLSVFLYLMKGQYDGQLEWPLKGEFEMTLLNQMMDDEHHSNTVKFSEKTPAAIANKVKSGEMAADGLGRNEFILERNLTMITPTCQYLKDDCIFIKVSRKP, from the coding sequence ATGGCCGAAGGCGCCCCGCCCACTCAACAGGTTGAAGAAACGGGAGGGTACGACAACCAGTTTGTAGAGCCAGTTCCTGACAGACTTCTTTGTTTGATATGTCAGTATCCCAGTCGAGATCCTCAGCTGAGTGTGTGTTGTGGAAATGTTTTCTGTAAGTCTTGTCTGGATGCTGCCAAGAAAGTCAGATCCGTTGAACAAGTTTGCCCATATTGCCGTAATAAGGAGTTTCCGTCTGTACCAAACAAACAAGCTGATCGAGAAATCAGGTCTTTACGTGTGTTCTGTGATAACAAGCAGAAAGGTTGCGATTGGAATGGTGAAATAAACGATCTTAATAATCATCTCAAAAAAAGTTGCTTTTTTGAACTCATGCAATGTCCCAACAACTGTGGGAATATGTCAGAGCGAAAGTACATGGCCAGTCATGTTGAAATTGACTGTCCACGTCGTATGGTTATATGTCAGTACTGTGGCGCTACAGGGGAGTGCCAATCTATGGGAGCAGAACATATGGAGAAGTGTCCCAAAGTTCTTTTACCTTGTCCTAACAAATGTACTATCAGAGGCGTTCCTCGTGAAGACATGGAAGCACACAGGAAGGAGTGTCCTCTTGAGATAGTTCAGTGCGAGTATCACGATGTGGGGTGTGATGAGAGGATGGCACGTAAGGACTATGTGGCACACACTCAGCACTACATGGATAGACATCTGAGATTGACTGTTCATCTAGTTGGCATACAACAACGGCATATTGAAGATCTCACAGCTACTGTTGCAGAGAATAAAAAGGAACTAACTGCTGCTAAAAATGAACTATTTTCAGCAAGAAAAGAAATATCTGCAGCTAGGGATGAATTAGCTAGATCTGAAAATGAAAGATTTGCAACTAAAGAGCGAGATGCTACGTTAAAAGACACAAGAAGCTTAGCATTAGATTTAAATACAAAACTTGCAACTCAAGAGCGACATCTAACTATTTTGCAAGGTAAACTTCAAGACGATGTCAAAGAATTAAAAGGTTTTGGTGAAGCACTAAAGCAAAAGGTTGAGGGTAATATTGAAACTGACCTACAGGTAACCAAACAAGAATTAAATACTGCCAAGAAGGAACTAGCTACTGTTAAACATGACTTGAAAAATCAAACTCAAACAGAGATGAAAGAGATGCAGACGTACGTTGATAGACAATATCAAAAGGTCAAAGCTGATATTGATAAAGATCTGTCTGCTAACAATCAAGAAATAGTTACACTGACACAACAGTTTACTAGTACTAAAAATGAACTGGGCGAGCTTACAAAAGTGACAAAACGTTTTACTACAGTTTCAACTACTGCTGAGCAACGTGTGAATTTCCTTGACACTAAACTCGAGGCAGAAATCACAAATGTGAAAATGAAGCTTAATGGTGAGCAAAAGCAAACCATGGATAATTTAGCAGCCACCAAGCATGATATCGAGCATTTGAAGGATAGTTTGCGAAAAATGGACCAACAGTTTAATATGGAAGGTCTCCAAATAGAAGTTCAAAAGAAGATTGACATGTTAAAGGGTCAATTTGATCAAACCTACGCACCACAAAAGAGAGTACAAGACATAGAACAACAACTTGGTATTACTCCAGGACAATATAATCACCTCCCATGGACCCGTGAATTATACTCTACATCAATAACAGGTGAAGAAATGTGTCCAGTAATTATCAAGGTCCCGAAATTTGAGAGTAAGAAAGTAAAAGAAGTGAAATGGTGCAGCCATGGCTTCTACACCCACAACAGAGGATATAAGATGTGCCTACGTGTGATTGCTGGCGGAGCAGGGGCTGGTAAAGGTACTCATCTGTCAGTGTTTCTATACCTCATGAAGGGTCAGTATGACGGCCAGTTAGAGTGGCCGTTGAAAGGAGAATTTGAGATGACGCTGTTGAACCAAATGATGGATGATGAACATCACTCTAACACGGTCAAATTTAGTGAAAAAACTCCTGCTGCTATTGCAAACAAAGTCAAGAGCGGTGAAATGGCTGCTGATGGCTTGGGACGTAATGAGTTCATCCTTGAAAGGAATCTCACAATGATTACACCAACATGCCAGTACCTCAAAGATGATTGTATCTTTATTAAGGTGTCCCGTAAACCCTAA
- the LOC136252879 gene encoding TNF receptor-associated factor 4-like yields MSTVITEAGGYDHHFVATAPDRLVCKICQCPSRDPYLSVCCGHNFCKSCLDGAKKAVSVAHVCPLCRNEMFQTVPNRQADREIRSLHVMCTNKERGCEWQGELNDINNHLGNSDGCQFENVKCSNECGKMLQRQYMTSHVETECPHRKVDCQYCHITGEHQFIEGEHKEQCPKLPLPCPNKCEVGSVPREDMETHKKECPLEMVQCAYRNVGCKEKMLREDIERHEQDCMKEHLKLTTKFVGMQQDHINTLTATIVVTEKNLSTAKHELVSTKQELGELKRLTSNLTQNFTDLEAKFQAAIEALKSHTTNTCATKTQIQGIKDLLGITAGQINYLPWMRSLQHSCIMGEEICPVIIKLPKFADRMKDEARWYSHPFYSHNKRYRMCLRVIVAGSGSSLGTHLSLYLSLMRGTFDSSLTWPLKGVFAINLLNQVMDGEHFYNIVTFDQFTPSHIAGRVLGKDDMAADGLGYKQFISHVELTKVTETCQYVRDDCIFIKVSKLS; encoded by the coding sequence ATGTCGACTGTAATCACTGAAGCAGGAGGATACGACCATCATTTTGTTGCCACAGCCCCTGACAGACTTGTGTGTAAAATTTGTCAGTGTCCAAGCCGTGATCCATACCTGAGTGTGTGTTGTGGACACAATTTTTGTAAGTCTTGTTTGGATGGTGCCAAGAAAGCTGTTTCTGTAGCACATGTGTGTCCTTTATGCCGCAATGAGATGTTCCAAACTGTACCGAACAGACAAGCTGATCGAGAAATTAGGAGTCTTCATGTGATGTGTACTAACAAAGAGAGaggttgtgagtggcagggtgaactgAATGACATCAACAATCATCTtggaaacagtgatggttgtcaGTTTGAGAATGTAaagtgttccaatgagtgtgggaAGATGTTACAACGACAATATATGACCAGTCATGTTGAGACTGAGTGTCCACATCgtaaggttgactgtcagtactgccacattacaggagaacatcagtttattgagggagaacacaaggaacagtgtcccAAGCTTCCCCTACCCTGTCCCAACAAATGTGAGGTAGGGAGTGTCCCTCGTGAAGACATGGAAACACACAAGAAGGAGTGTCCTCTAGAGATGGTCCAGTGTGCATATCGCAATGTTGGCTGTAAGGAGAAAATGCTCCGTGAGGATATTGAGAGGCACGAACAAGACTGCATGAAAGAACATTTAAAATTAACAACTAAATTTGTTGGCATGCAACAGGACCATATTAATACACTCACAGCTACTATTGTAGTGACTGAGAAAAACCTATCTACAGCCAAACATGAATTAGTCAGCACCAAACAAGAGCTAGGTGAACTGAAAAGGCTCACAAGCAACCTAACACAGAATTTTACTGATCTTGAAGCAAAATTTCAAGCCGCCATTGAGGCTTTGAAAAGTCACACTACAAATACATGTGCAACAAAAACACAAATTCAAGGTATTAAAGATCTACTTGGCATTACCGCAGGACAAATCAACTATCTCCCATGGATGCGTTCATTACAGCATAGTTGTATTATGGGTGAAGAAATATGTCCTGTGATAATCAAACTACCTAAGTTTGCTGATAGAATGAAAGACGAAGCAAGATGGTATAGCCACCCTTTCTATTCACACAACAAGAGATATAGGATGTGTCTGCGTGTGATTGTTGCCGGATCTGGCAGTAGTTTAGGTACTCATCTATCACTATATCTGAGTCTGATGAGGGGAACTTTTGATAGCAGCTTAACTTGGCCACTAAAAGGAGTGTTTGCCATAAACCTGCTCAACCAGGTGATGGATGGAGAGCACTTTTACAACATTGTGACTTTTGATCAATTCACACCATCTCACATTGCAGGCAGGGTTTTAGGTAAAGATGACATGGCTGCTGACGGGCTGGGTTATAAACAGTTTATATCTCATGTGGAACTTACAAAAGTGACAGAAACTTGTCAGTATGTTAGAGATGATTGTATTTTTATTAAAGTGTCCAAACTCTCTTAA